From the Pyrenophora tritici-repentis strain M4 chromosome 5, whole genome shotgun sequence genome, the window CATCACGCGGCATTGATGTATCTTCCAGATCCGGTACAGCCGTTTGCCCGTACCGCGTTTGCGCAGTCTCAAATATATTATTTGGAGAAGGAGCAGGGCAGTCTATGCGTGTGTGACTGGGTTACGAGTGGGCGCTCGGCACGAGGAGAGAACTGGGATATGTACGGATACAAAAGCCGCAATGAAGTTTGGACGGTAGACGACTCAGGGAAGAAAAGGCTGCTCCTGCGAGACAACCTGATTCTTGATAAGCACGGCAGGACGGGAATGCCACTCTCAGCACGCATGGACAACTACTCTGTCTTTGGCACTTTGATCGTTCGCGGTCCGATCTTCTCCTCGTTAGCCACGTTCTTCCTGGATGAGTTCGAAGCGCTCCCACGTATCGGGGGCAGGAACTGGGGCGATGCGGTGCAGCCCGAACTGCTGCCACACGAAAAGAGACGATGCGAGAGACAACAGAGGGAGAAGGTCGACGGTCTGATATGGAGTGCGGCGAATGTGAGGGGATTTGTGCTAGTCAAGTTCGGTAGCAGGGAGTTGCAGGGAGCCAGAAACTGGCTAAGGGACATGGTCCAAGAAGAGGGGTCGGTGCCGGAGAGCTTTGGCGAGAGAGCCATGTTGTGTTTGAAGTGATATGTTTTGTACATATGAACAATCATGCCGTGTTGCTTTCTGAGCAAACCATCAAGTTGGTGATTGCGACATTGAGTTGTACATTAATAGACACGAGAATCATGAAATGACCTTGAGTGTGACACTTGTTGGAGGAAACATGGCCATATTTACCTGTGTAGAGTCTTCTTGTCACACACTGGAAAATACTAATACACTAGCAAAACTCAC encodes:
- a CDS encoding UreH, Urease accessory protein UreH; the protein is MSFISPFGVSTSTPGHGSIVLDILPPDKPVLRTVSYQYPLKLVAPDPLPPPNYDKKADSETEQTGPCLVHTVFLLTYGGGIVAGDSIDLEVKLDSNTRLILLTQGSTKVFKTPSPELVSRQHMTVNLKHHAALMYLPDPVQPFARTAFAQSQIYYLEKEQGSLCVCDWVTSGRSARGENWDMYGYKSRNEVWTVDDSGKKRLLLRDNLILDKHGRTGMPLSARMDNYSVFGTLIVRGPIFSSLATFFLDEFEALPRIGGRNWGDAVQPELLPHEKRRCERQQREKVDGLIWSAANVRGFVLVKFGSRELQGARNWLRDMVQEEGSVPESFGERAMLCLK